A genomic window from Sulfurospirillum diekertiae includes:
- a CDS encoding cobyrinate a,c-diamide synthase, whose amino-acid sequence MKKAICIGATKSNDGKTLLTTALLHHFKKDVSAFKCGPDYIDPQFHDAITGGHSVNLDGYLMNEEQLRWTFEHYHHNSFAVIEGVMGFYDGMDKGASAYDVAKSLHVPSVIVVDASGSYITIAAVIKGLLTFRDDHTIKGVILNKVSSSMHFSLLEKVIEEELPHIAVLGWIKKDLITLESTHLGLDLEHLDRELLALVSKEVLEHIDLELLMSLATFEPLHVKIYPFEKIPKIPQKLAIVHDANFSFLYHDNVNFLKEVFDEVVMVSAVNDEKCEADVLYIPGGYVETKEAYKRIENSHTFKHSVLEHAKNKPIYGECAGLIFLGKKIDEKPMLGLLDVEFSLQKRFKRMGYYDADFDGINTKGHAFHYSSPHDLANGYFPLVKRDNGENGVWKKDKVFGTYLHTFFRTNPHLIKQYFS is encoded by the coding sequence ATGAAAAAAGCAATTTGTATTGGTGCAACGAAATCTAATGATGGTAAAACACTTCTAACAACGGCACTCTTGCACCATTTCAAGAAAGATGTATCAGCGTTTAAATGTGGACCAGATTATATCGATCCACAGTTTCATGATGCCATTACAGGAGGCCATAGCGTCAATCTTGATGGTTATTTGATGAATGAAGAACAACTTCGATGGACATTTGAGCATTATCATCACAACTCTTTCGCAGTTATCGAAGGTGTCATGGGTTTTTACGATGGCATGGATAAGGGTGCTAGTGCGTACGATGTGGCAAAATCTTTACACGTTCCAAGTGTCATTGTCGTGGATGCCAGTGGAAGCTATATCACTATTGCCGCGGTCATCAAAGGATTGTTAACCTTTAGAGACGATCATACCATCAAAGGAGTGATTTTAAATAAAGTTAGTTCATCCATGCATTTTTCACTTTTAGAAAAAGTAATAGAAGAAGAATTGCCTCACATCGCCGTTCTTGGTTGGATAAAAAAAGACCTCATTACTTTAGAATCAACGCATCTAGGGCTTGATCTCGAACATTTGGATAGGGAGCTTTTAGCACTCGTTTCAAAAGAAGTTTTAGAACATATCGATTTGGAGCTTCTGATGAGTTTAGCTACGTTTGAGCCTTTACATGTAAAGATTTATCCATTTGAAAAAATACCAAAAATACCACAAAAATTAGCCATCGTTCATGATGCAAATTTCTCTTTTTTATACCATGATAATGTAAATTTTTTAAAAGAGGTCTTTGATGAGGTTGTGATGGTATCTGCTGTGAATGACGAAAAATGTGAAGCAGATGTTTTATATATCCCTGGAGGGTATGTCGAAACCAAAGAAGCGTATAAACGCATCGAAAATTCTCACACCTTTAAACACAGTGTGCTAGAGCATGCAAAAAACAAGCCAATTTATGGTGAGTGTGCAGGACTTATTTTTCTTGGAAAAAAGATTGATGAAAAACCAATGCTTGGGCTTTTAGATGTTGAGTTTAGTTTGCAAAAACGTTTTAAACGCATGGGGTATTATGATGCTGATTTTGATGGCATAAACACCAAAGGTCATGCTTTTCATTATAGTAGCCCCCATGATTTAGCAAACGGATATTTTCCTCTAGTTAAAAGAGATAACGGAGAGAATGGCGTATGGAAAAAAGATAAAGTATTTGGAACTTATTTACATACTTTTTTTAGAACGAATCCCCATTTGATCAAACAATATTTTAGTTAA
- a CDS encoding cysteine-rich CWC family protein: MNNKDEKICPLCGERNACQVGTSNQCWCHTIKVPQDLLDKIPQEKKGKACICYLCIKEYLQHQKIK, encoded by the coding sequence ATGAATAATAAAGATGAAAAAATTTGTCCATTGTGTGGAGAACGTAATGCTTGTCAGGTTGGAACTTCAAATCAATGCTGGTGCCATACTATTAAAGTGCCACAGGATTTATTAGACAAAATACCGCAAGAGAAAAAAGGTAAAGCTTGTATTTGTTATTTGTGTATTAAAGAATATTTACAACATCAAAAAATAAAATAG
- a CDS encoding precorrin-2 dehydrogenase/sirohydrochlorin ferrochelatase family protein, whose protein sequence is MTYMPLLFSLEGKKVLLIGAGAIGQRKLEKLLNYTSSITIMTKECSHSMKKIIHENKLILITKSYEPNDVKDYDIIIATIDNLDLQKSIYQEAKKYSKLYNCVDFPEYCDFMFPSIVQKGDLQIAFSTGGYSPGLAKALRALFERIIPDAVIPFLEEMKVLRKMHPKGENRQKIFHDKVNVFVKQHFIMPTNGEDLNGKTR, encoded by the coding sequence ATGACATACATGCCTCTTTTATTTTCTCTGGAAGGAAAAAAAGTTTTGTTGATAGGTGCTGGTGCTATTGGACAACGAAAATTGGAAAAACTTTTGAATTATACTAGCTCAATTACTATTATGACAAAAGAGTGTTCTCACTCAATGAAAAAAATCATACATGAAAACAAGCTAATATTAATTACTAAAAGTTATGAACCAAATGATGTAAAAGACTATGATATTATCATAGCCACTATCGATAATCTTGATCTTCAAAAAAGCATCTATCAAGAGGCTAAGAAGTACTCAAAGCTCTATAACTGTGTTGATTTCCCAGAATATTGTGATTTCATGTTTCCTTCTATTGTACAAAAAGGAGATTTACAAATAGCGTTTTCAACAGGAGGGTATTCTCCTGGATTAGCAAAAGCGTTACGTGCGTTATTTGAGAGGATTATTCCTGATGCTGTAATTCCATTTTTAGAGGAAATGAAAGTGTTACGAAAAATGCATCCGAAAGGAGAAAATAGGCAAAAAATTTTTCATGATAAAGTTAATGTATTTGTAAAACAGCACTTTATAATGCCTACTAATGGAGAAGATTTAAATGGCAAGACCCGTTAA
- a CDS encoding TetR/AcrR family transcriptional regulator, producing MARPVKYDLIKILDDAMELFWEKGFENVSIVDLILHTGINRSTMYSLFSDKEALFKEALHHYYAKRASMMIGILQTNTGKKGVELFLGKFIFREEFRACLFSICMGKGDFMREEVFDVPKKFFLDLRQQLEKNLMDASANGEFNGNAKAIALTIVTI from the coding sequence ATGGCAAGACCCGTTAAATACGATTTAATAAAAATACTTGATGATGCAATGGAACTTTTTTGGGAAAAAGGGTTTGAAAATGTATCAATTGTAGACTTGATTCTACATACAGGTATCAATCGAAGTACAATGTACTCTTTATTTTCAGATAAAGAGGCGTTATTTAAAGAAGCACTCCATCACTATTATGCAAAAAGAGCTTCAATGATGATAGGAATATTGCAAACGAATACCGGTAAAAAAGGTGTAGAACTATTTTTAGGTAAGTTCATTTTTCGTGAAGAATTTAGAGCTTGTCTTTTTAGCATCTGTATGGGAAAAGGCGACTTTATGCGAGAAGAAGTATTTGATGTTCCAAAGAAGTTTTTTTTAGATTTAAGACAGCAACTTGAAAAAAATTTAATGGATGCCTCTGCAAATGGTGAATTTAATGGTAATGCAAAAGCAATAGCACTTACCATCGTAACTATATAG
- a CDS encoding flavodoxin family protein — translation MKVLGVSGSPIKNSNSDRALQAVLDAIGLESEFIKLSDYTVGPCNACLGCVTTNRCVIKDDGNTLCDKVKEADVLVVSGFTPYSTLDSRTKAFMERLYPLRHNNGYLAGKLGAAVITSCVTAPSEMLPPAAQLGANAIHYFMMEEGMNFVGSLLVHGNVPCVKCGNGDVCQMSGFKMLYGAEATVDSVGIHAFENQLEIIQQAKDLGKKLRESLVF, via the coding sequence ATGAAAGTTTTAGGAGTATCCGGCTCACCGATTAAAAATAGTAATAGTGATCGTGCTTTGCAAGCTGTGCTCGACGCAATTGGATTGGAATCAGAATTTATTAAATTATCAGACTATACCGTTGGACCATGCAACGCCTGTTTGGGATGCGTGACAACGAATCGTTGCGTTATAAAGGATGATGGAAATACATTGTGCGATAAAGTTAAAGAAGCGGATGTTCTAGTGGTATCAGGATTTACTCCCTATTCAACATTAGATTCAAGAACAAAAGCCTTTATGGAGCGGCTCTACCCTTTGCGCCACAACAATGGATATTTGGCCGGTAAACTCGGTGCTGCTGTTATTACTTCGTGCGTAACTGCACCAAGTGAAATGTTGCCTCCTGCTGCACAATTGGGTGCAAATGCTATTCATTATTTTATGATGGAAGAAGGAATGAACTTTGTAGGATCACTTCTAGTCCACGGTAATGTCCCTTGTGTTAAGTGTGGGAATGGCGATGTATGTCAAATGTCTGGATTTAAAATGCTCTATGGTGCTGAGGCTACGGTTGATTCTGTGGGTATTCATGCGTTTGAAAATCAACTAGAAATCATACAACAAGCAAAAGATTTGGGAAAAAAACTACGAGAATCATTAGTATTTTAA
- a CDS encoding Rieske (2Fe-2S) protein, translated as MDNITFLKRGFFERVSGKPATHEPKDSSCWGYLDGKICIDLNKADELKIRGGAVRLEGKSLPLRVLVIQSKSGEYKAYQNKCTHMGRRLDLVPGTDTVQCCSLNKATFDLYGNKLYGPVSKSIKCYTVIKEDDNLIISI; from the coding sequence ATGGATAACATTACATTTTTAAAGAGAGGATTTTTTGAAAGAGTTTCAGGAAAACCTGCAACACATGAGCCTAAAGATAGTAGTTGTTGGGGATATTTAGATGGGAAAATTTGTATTGACCTAAATAAGGCTGATGAATTAAAAATACGTGGTGGTGCAGTTCGTCTTGAAGGGAAAAGCCTTCCTTTAAGAGTGTTGGTAATACAGAGTAAAAGTGGAGAATACAAAGCATATCAAAATAAATGTACACATATGGGAAGGCGGTTAGATTTAGTGCCTGGTACGGATACAGTGCAATGCTGTAGCTTGAATAAAGCGACCTTTGATCTTTATGGAAATAAACTTTATGGTCCTGTTTCAAAATCTATCAAGTGTTATACTGTGATAAAGGAGGATGACAATCTTATAATTTCAATTTAA
- a CDS encoding pyridoxamine 5'-phosphate oxidase family protein produces the protein MITIPDNVATLLNDDGASKVLTTVAEDGVPHSIVVGSIMAPDSQTICAAEILMKKTAKNLETNKNIAVLCLKGTESYLVNATVVERQTEGELFESVAAQMKKAGLPMSALWIFKPTAIFDQSAGENAGTQIA, from the coding sequence ATGATCACAATACCAGATAATGTAGCAACTTTGCTCAATGACGACGGAGCATCAAAAGTTTTAACAACAGTAGCTGAAGACGGTGTACCACACTCTATTGTTGTAGGCAGCATCATGGCGCCAGATAGTCAAACAATTTGTGCAGCTGAAATATTGATGAAAAAAACTGCTAAAAATCTAGAGACCAATAAAAACATCGCAGTTTTATGTCTTAAAGGAACAGAGTCTTATCTTGTAAACGCTACTGTCGTTGAAAGACAAACTGAGGGCGAGTTATTTGAGAGCGTAGCTGCGCAAATGAAAAAAGCAGGATTACCAATGAGTGCTTTATGGATATTTAAACCAACAGCTATATTTGATCAAAGTGCCGGAGAAAATGCTGGTACACAAATCGCATAA
- a CDS encoding helix-turn-helix domain-containing protein, producing MEREKLNTLFKHAGLSKKEFAQKLSMNYQSVNQWESTQNAPLWVWSWLENYAKARKFDEMMALGKSMEEGKR from the coding sequence ATGGAGCGAGAAAAACTCAATACACTTTTTAAACACGCAGGCCTCAGTAAAAAAGAGTTTGCTCAAAAGCTATCAATGAATTACCAAAGTGTTAACCAATGGGAATCTACCCAAAACGCTCCTTTATGGGTATGGTCTTGGTTAGAGAACTATGCTAAAGCGAGAAAGTTTGATGAAATGATGGCATTAGGGAAAAGTATGGAGGAGGGTAAGCGATAG